CGCGAGCAGGACCTGGGCGCGCTGCGCAACCGCAAGATCCGGGACATGGCCCTGGACATCCTGCGCAAGGTCCTCTTCGTGGGTGGCATCATCGCCTTCCTCTTCCTCCTGCGCTCCACCTTGTCCCTCATCAACTCGCGGATCGGCCAGGCCTTCGACGACAAGCGGGCCCTCATGCTGGCCGGGGTCCGCACCGGCCCGGTCGTTGAAGAGAGCTACGAAGAGGAGGTGCCGCTCGTGATGGAGCTGGAGGCTGCCCGCACCCCCGAGCAGCGCCAGATCGCGCGGGTCCACAAGAAGGTGGTGGACTATTGCAAGGAGCATCCCGACGACGCCGCCCGCCTGGTGCGGGCCTGGCTCTATGAGGCAAGCTGATGGAAGGAACGGAGAGATTCCGCCAACTGGGCGGCGTGCAGCGGGCAGCGGCCTTCTTCGTGGCCATCGGGCCGGAGGCGGCCTCCGAGATCGTGCGCTTCCTGGAACCCACCGAGATTGAGGAACTCGCCCGCGAGATCATCAAGCTGGGCAACCTGCCGGTGACCATCCTCCAGGCGGCGGAGGACGACTTCTACGAGATGGCCATGGCCGCCGACTACATCAAGGAAGGGGGCATGGGCTACGCCCAGAGCCTGCTGCAGGCCGCCCTGGGCGAGGTGCGCGCCATCGACATCATCAAGCGCATCAAGTCCAGCCTGCAGATCCGCGGTTTCAACGTGCTCAAGAACGTGGATCCCACCGAGCTGCTCAGCTTCCTGCAGCGGGAGCATCCCCAGACCATCGCCCTCGTCCTCACCCAGCTCTCCCCCAGCCAGGCGGCCAACATCATCGCCAACCTGCCCGCCGAGCTGGCCAAGGAGTCCATGCTGCGCTTCGCCCGCATGGAGCGGGTCTCGCCCGAGAACATCGCGGCCGTGGAGCAGGTGCTGGAGAGCCGCATCGACTTCAGCCAGATGGGATCGAAACTGGGCGGCGTCAAGGCGGCGGCGGACATCCTCAACCTGACGGGCCAGTCCGTGGAGAAGGCGGTGCTGACCGGCATCGCCGCCGACGCGCCGGAGCTGTCGGCCGAAATCAAGAACCTCATGTTCGTCTTCGAGGATGTCATCCAAATGGACGACCGCAGCATCCAGAAGGTGCTGCGCGAAGTGGACAACAAGGATCTCACGCTGGCCCTCAAGGCCTGCACGCCGGATCTGGCCGAGCGCCTGCTGGCCAACATCTCCAGCCGGGCCGCCGAGATGATCCGCGAGGAGCTGGAGTACATGCCGCCCGTCCGCCTGCGCGAGGTGGAGGAGGTGCAGCAGAAGATCATCGACATCATCCGCCGGCTGGAGGACGAAGGGCAGATCTACATCATGAAGGGGGCCGAGGAAGGCGACATGATGATCTGATGGGCGGGAACCCGCTCGACACATGCGGCGCTGGTCGAAACAGACCCGGCCACGGGCGGAGGTCGCTCCCTGAGCACTCCCCGCGGACAGCGCCC
This DNA window, taken from bacterium, encodes the following:
- the fliG gene encoding flagellar motor switch protein FliG; the encoded protein is MEGTERFRQLGGVQRAAAFFVAIGPEAASEIVRFLEPTEIEELAREIIKLGNLPVTILQAAEDDFYEMAMAADYIKEGGMGYAQSLLQAALGEVRAIDIIKRIKSSLQIRGFNVLKNVDPTELLSFLQREHPQTIALVLTQLSPSQAANIIANLPAELAKESMLRFARMERVSPENIAAVEQVLESRIDFSQMGSKLGGVKAAADILNLTGQSVEKAVLTGIAADAPELSAEIKNLMFVFEDVIQMDDRSIQKVLREVDNKDLTLALKACTPDLAERLLANISSRAAEMIREELEYMPPVRLREVEEVQQKIIDIIRRLEDEGQIYIMKGAEEGDMMI